Proteins encoded together in one Anopheles darlingi chromosome 3, idAnoDarlMG_H_01, whole genome shotgun sequence window:
- the LOC125954617 gene encoding protein artichoke-like has product MSPDWWYCYLIALSPLAWLVDSRREAKFNCTLTANYYDCLFRDVVIRSELEADSIFFGVQNFNDTSIAFRDSSMVVLPKKIFETFPAIQYLSSDACHIQKLLGGTFANAQRLQELHLYDNRISRLNNFVFNGALQLEILSLYNNTIKLVEEHAFDGLGHLRLLYMDENQLEKLPEGVFSGLEELQILELQHNRIREIGEDQFVLCVMLRELNLSANQISTFNMTQLQSLNKLETLDIARNYLDEVFVTKYVRTLNAQENQISRIVIDQGDFFQLTHLNLSRNNIANINNIFKFRNLIELDVSYNELVTLDFVIFAFMKNLKDIKLNNNRLWILDNGIPSPAKSLRSLNLAHNKFLYLDLAVLDTFPALEYIYLHGNDLIDMQIEEIEQHFPYLTLVSCDNNDWDCINLMHIVTLLERAYVKWSNGNRNCTRPEQHRLICCTSAEHHLREKIVRLTREIYKSRKMIKQLIMENAELRSEVEMQYLPGDGS; this is encoded by the exons ATGAGTCCCGATTGGTGGTACTGCTA CTTGATCGCGCTGAGCccgctggcctggctggtCGATAGCCGGCGCGAAGCAAAGTTCAACTGCACGCTGACGGCCAACTACTACGACTGCCTGTTCCGGGATGTCGTGATACGCAGCGAGCTGGAGGCGGACAGCATCTTCTTCGGGGTGCAGAACTTCAACGACACCAGCATCGCGTTCCGCGATtcctcgatggtggtgctgccgaaGAAGATCTTCGAGACGTTCCCGGCCATCCAGTACCTGTCGAGCGATGCGTGCCACATTCAGAAGCTCCTCGGTGGTACGTTCGCAAACGCACAGCGCCTTCAGGAGCTGCATCTGTACGATAATCGCATCAGCCGGTTGAACAACTTCGTCTTTAACGGGGCACTGCAGCTGGAGATACTGTCGCTGTACAACAACACGATCAAGCTGGTCGAGGAGCACGCGTTCGATGGGCTCGGCCATCTGCGGCTGCTGTACATGGACGAGAACCAGCTGGAGAAGTTGCCCGAGGGTGTGTTTTCCGGGCTCGAGGAGCTGCAGATACTGGAGCTGCAGCATAACCGCATCAGGGAGATCGGTGAGGATCAGTTCGTGCTGTGCGTGATGCTGCGCGAGCTCAACCTGAGCGCTAACCAGATCAGCACGTTCAACATGACGCAGCTACAGTCGCTGAACAAGCTGGAGACGCTCGATATCGCGCGCAACTATCTGGACGAGGTGTTTGTCACGAAGTACGTGCGAACGCTGAACGCACAGGAGAATCAGATCAGCCGGATCGTGATCGATCAGGGTGATTTCTTTCAGCTGACGCACCTCAACCTTTCCCGCAACAACATCGCCAACATTAACAACATCTTCAAGTTCCGCAACCTGATCGAGCTGGACGTTTCGTACAACGAGCTCGTTACGCTCGATTTCGTCATCTTTGCGTTCATGAAGAACCTGAAGGACATCAAGCTGAACAATAACCGGCTGTGGATCCTGGACAATGGTATCCCGTCGCCGGCCAAGTCGCTGCGCAGCCTCAATCTAGCCCACAATAAGTTCCTGTACCTTGATCTGGCCGTGCTCGATACGTTCCCGGCGCTCGAGTATATCTATCTGCACGGGAACGATCTGATCGATATGCAGATCGAGGAAATTGAGCAACATTTCCCGTATCTGACGCTCGTGTCCTGTGACAACAACGATTGGGACTGCATCAACCTGATGCACATCGTGACGCTGCTCGAGCGGGCGTACGTGAAGTGGTCGAACGGTAATCGGAACTGTACGCGCCCGGAACAGCACCGGCTGATCTGTTGCACCTCGGCCGAGCATCATCTGCGGGAGAAGATCGTGCGGTTGACGCGCGAGATCTACAAGTCGCGCAAAATGATCAAGCAGCTGATTATGGAGAACGCGGAGCTGCGCAGCGAGGTCGAGATGCAGTATCTGCCGGGCGATGGCTCCTAG